In a single window of the Scyliorhinus torazame isolate Kashiwa2021f chromosome 2, sScyTor2.1, whole genome shotgun sequence genome:
- the LOC140404702 gene encoding mannan-binding lectin serine protease 2-like, with product MNLGTSLAAHMAGATQEIEDIVVHPGFGEELHNFENDIALIKLRANREEEEGAMPACLPKARRHKGNDLYQPGRVGYVAGWGIEDGYFLRDRLRYVPLPLIHQNRCLQAFQEARIGGYRPLVTFNMFCAGIPEGGKDACAGDTGGGFLVPDQHSGAWYLMGIVSWGTGCGQPGRYGVYTRVSSYLHWINTVTAAHP from the coding sequence aTGAACttgggcaccagcttggcagcacACATGGCAGGTGCCACTCAGGAGATTGAGGATATTGTGGTGCACCCAGGGTTTGGGGAGGAACTGCACAATTTTGAGAACGACATTGCCCTGATTAAGTTGAGGGCaaaccgggaggaggaggagggggcaatgcCTGCCTGCTTACCCAAGGCTCGGAGGCATAAGGGGAACGACCTCTATCAACCTGGGAGAGTAGGTTATGTGGCTGGCTGGGGGATCGAGGATGGCTATTTCCTCCGTGACCGGCTGCGTTATGTACCATTGCCTTTAATCCACCAGAACCGCTGCTTGCAGGCTTTCCAGGAGGCCCGAATCGGGGGCTACCGTCCGCTGGTTACCTTCAACATGTTTTGTGCTGGAATTCCTGAGGGGGGGAAGGATGCCTGCGCTGGCGACACGGGTGGCGGCTTCCTGGTACCTGACCAGCATTCAGGAGCCTGGTACCTGATGGGCATTGTGTCCTGGGGCACAGGGTGTGGGCAGCCTGGACGGTACGGGGTGTACACCCGGGTGTCTAGCTATCTCCACTGGATCAACACCGTCACTGCTGCACATCCTTAG